A genome region from Pseudanabaena sp. Chao 1811 includes the following:
- a CDS encoding mechanosensitive ion channel domain-containing protein — MLQTSSNHLFIWAIALIVGLALSVIILGEIIYRLQHRRRPLAATLQVVRNLVLPMFAFMLFVQYVLQRPASDDIVKSVQTLFWICVLHAALSLLNAVIFEQAKADTWRARVPKLLIDLFRLFLVLLGTAIVLATVWNADLAGLVTALGVSSIVIGLALQDTLGSVMSGIALLFERPFSVGDWLKVGEIQGQVIDINWRAVRLITFEREMVIIPHKLMGNEIIRNFSRPLALHAERIRVGFSYKDPPNLAKHVLHNTALETQGILKNPDPQIFTVSYDDSAITYEVKFFIADYGELEEIRDRFMSRLWYAAQRNSLTIPFPIRTLYHFHGPTSEAKGTSKKFTESLQSLPAFVPLDKSTHPNTSTSGIALQHFGSGETVIKQGAENNSLYIVVAGSAMMMVRDATGNSHEMLMVKNGEFFGEMTLFSGETSPISVTAVEDLEVMMISAEAVNQMIDRQPNFAREISQILETRRRVVNTIQNS; from the coding sequence ATGCTCCAAACTAGTTCTAATCATTTATTTATTTGGGCGATCGCTTTAATCGTCGGGCTTGCCCTATCTGTGATTATCCTTGGCGAGATTATCTATCGCTTGCAACATCGCCGCCGCCCCCTTGCCGCTACATTACAAGTAGTGCGGAACTTAGTCCTGCCGATGTTTGCCTTTATGTTGTTTGTGCAGTACGTGCTACAACGTCCTGCCAGTGACGACATCGTTAAGAGCGTGCAAACTCTCTTTTGGATTTGTGTACTCCATGCGGCTCTCTCGTTACTTAATGCTGTGATTTTTGAGCAAGCCAAAGCTGACACTTGGCGGGCGCGAGTTCCCAAATTATTAATCGATTTATTTCGCCTATTTTTAGTACTGCTCGGTACAGCGATCGTCCTTGCCACAGTATGGAATGCAGACTTAGCGGGATTAGTGACCGCTCTAGGTGTGAGTTCGATTGTCATTGGTTTAGCGCTTCAGGATACCCTCGGCAGTGTCATGTCAGGGATTGCCCTCTTGTTTGAGCGACCTTTTTCCGTAGGTGATTGGCTAAAGGTTGGTGAAATTCAAGGTCAGGTCATCGATATCAATTGGCGAGCTGTGCGTTTGATTACCTTCGAGCGCGAGATGGTGATCATTCCTCACAAGTTGATGGGCAATGAAATCATTCGCAACTTTAGTCGTCCGCTAGCTCTCCATGCTGAACGCATTCGTGTGGGCTTCTCTTACAAAGATCCTCCGAATCTTGCCAAGCATGTTCTCCACAATACGGCGCTAGAAACTCAAGGCATTCTCAAAAATCCCGATCCCCAGATCTTTACAGTTTCTTATGATGATTCAGCAATTACCTATGAGGTGAAATTTTTTATTGCGGATTATGGCGAATTAGAGGAAATACGCGATCGCTTTATGAGTCGTCTCTGGTATGCCGCTCAGCGCAATAGCTTGACGATTCCCTTTCCCATCAGGACTCTCTATCATTTTCATGGTCCTACATCCGAGGCAAAAGGAACCTCAAAAAAGTTTACCGAAAGTCTGCAATCTCTCCCTGCCTTTGTGCCTTTAGATAAGTCTACTCACCCCAATACATCGACTTCGGGAATTGCCTTGCAGCATTTCGGTTCAGGAGAAACGGTGATTAAGCAAGGCGCTGAAAATAACTCTCTCTATATCGTGGTTGCAGGTAGTGCAATGATGATGGTGCGGGATGCCACTGGCAATAGTCACGAAATGTTGATGGTCAAAAATGGTGAGTTTTTTGGTGAGATGACGCTATTTTCGGGCGAGACAAGTCCGATTTCGGTAACTGCGGTTGAGGATTTGGAAGTAATGATGATTTCGGCGGAAGCGGTCAATCAAATGATCGATCGCCAGCCCAACTTTGCCCGTGAAATCAGCCAAATCCTAGAAACCCGTCGTCGTGTGGTGAATACAATTCAGAATAGTTAA
- a CDS encoding protein kinase domain-containing protein, with protein MLGKILVSRYKICEELGRGGFGQTFIAEDIHLPGHPKCVIKQLKPKDTRSFVLESARKLFDREAQTLYKLGKYSQIPALLAHFEEENEFYLAQEMIEGVVLSQEIVPGKQLSESFTFWLLEEVLQTLEFVHQQNVIHRDIKPSNLIKRASDGKIVLIDFGAVKETSIHTISNQGYTSFTLTIGSPGYMPDEQANGRPKFASDIYATGMMCIHALTGVTPSQMPEDQKTGEIIWRDLVPNINSELADFLDKMTRPHFSQRFQNGTEALAALQNLQRPSAFDSTIVPIQSPEEAITSIDEPTSTIVSADLDTISPSASVSPISIEPPSTVVLPTEKEEDVSATNLVEPINLSPQRKKYPYVAIGLAVITAIAAILSYSFWQQSEAKRLAAIEKIRSLKAEGKYQECLDRAKAIAPSTNNSVTIQGIQQECFNGLIEIQGKSQLLQAQNLAKDSKFKEALAIATKINPSSSVYPESQKLIEQWSNEIFKIAEKKYKEKGELEDAIKLLQEIPSNTQTGRKISATITEWTMQSEKERKALELAKTALSQGRWEEAIAESQKVTLPFLRKEVTSILEKGTWAVITEIPTQATQATSTPAIKTDPPVKTDPPVKTDPPIKTDPPIKTDPPIKTDPPIKTDPPIKTETKPTKTYGDGQTTGDK; from the coding sequence ATGCTAGGGAAAATTCTTGTAAGTCGTTATAAAATTTGCGAAGAGTTAGGGCGTGGGGGATTTGGGCAAACCTTTATTGCTGAAGATATACATTTGCCTGGACATCCGAAATGCGTGATCAAGCAACTAAAACCTAAGGATACTCGTTCGTTTGTTTTAGAATCTGCCAGAAAGTTATTTGATCGCGAAGCTCAAACTCTTTACAAACTAGGGAAATATAGTCAAATTCCTGCACTCTTAGCTCACTTTGAGGAAGAAAATGAATTTTATTTAGCACAAGAAATGATTGAAGGAGTTGTACTCAGTCAAGAAATAGTCCCTGGTAAACAGTTGAGCGAATCCTTCACTTTTTGGCTATTAGAAGAAGTATTACAAACTTTAGAGTTTGTACATCAACAAAATGTAATCCATCGTGATATTAAGCCTTCTAATCTGATTAAACGTGCTTCCGACGGGAAGATTGTCCTGATTGACTTTGGGGCAGTCAAGGAAACTAGTATCCACACAATTAGTAATCAAGGATATACAAGCTTTACACTCACAATTGGTTCTCCTGGATATATGCCTGATGAGCAAGCTAATGGGAGACCAAAGTTTGCTAGTGATATCTATGCAACGGGAATGATGTGTATTCACGCTCTCACTGGTGTAACACCTAGCCAAATGCCCGAAGATCAGAAAACTGGAGAGATTATCTGGCGCGATCTTGTTCCTAACATTAATTCTGAGCTTGCTGACTTTTTGGATAAGATGACTCGTCCTCATTTTTCTCAGCGCTTTCAAAATGGAACTGAGGCTTTAGCGGCTTTACAAAATTTGCAAAGACCAAGTGCTTTTGACTCAACCATTGTTCCAATTCAATCACCTGAAGAAGCGATCACCTCTATCGATGAACCAACCTCAACTATAGTTAGCGCAGATCTAGATACTATCTCTCCGTCAGCATCTGTATCTCCTATATCTATAGAGCCACCTTCGACAGTTGTATTGCCAACAGAAAAGGAAGAAGACGTTTCTGCAACAAATCTAGTAGAACCAATTAATTTATCGCCCCAACGAAAAAAGTATCCTTATGTTGCAATTGGGTTGGCTGTCATAACGGCGATCGCTGCAATCTTAAGTTACTCATTTTGGCAACAGTCTGAAGCTAAGCGCCTTGCAGCTATAGAAAAAATTCGGAGTTTAAAGGCAGAAGGTAAATATCAAGAATGTCTCGATCGCGCTAAGGCGATCGCTCCCAGCACGAATAATTCTGTAACAATACAAGGAATCCAACAAGAATGCTTCAATGGATTAATTGAGATTCAAGGAAAATCTCAATTACTACAAGCGCAAAATTTGGCAAAAGACAGCAAGTTCAAAGAAGCTCTGGCAATCGCGACCAAAATCAACCCCAGTAGTTCTGTGTATCCAGAGTCTCAGAAATTAATTGAGCAATGGTCTAATGAAATATTCAAGATTGCCGAGAAAAAATATAAAGAGAAGGGTGAACTAGAAGATGCAATCAAACTGCTACAGGAAATTCCTAGCAATACTCAAACAGGTAGAAAAATCTCTGCAACTATAACTGAATGGACAATGCAGTCTGAAAAAGAGCGTAAGGCTTTAGAATTAGCAAAAACAGCTTTATCTCAAGGGCGATGGGAAGAAGCGATTGCAGAATCCCAAAAAGTGACACTACCTTTTTTAAGAAAAGAGGTTACAAGTATTTTAGAAAAAGGAACTTGGGCTGTAATTACAGAGATACCTACACAAGCTACACAAGCAACTTCAACTCCAGCTATCAAAACAGATCCACCTGTCAAAACAGATCCACCTGTCAAAACAGATCCACCTATCAAAACAGATCCACCTATCAAAACAGATCCACCTATCAAAACAGATCCACCTATCAAAACAGATCCACCTATCAAAACAGAAACAAAGCCAACTAAAACTTATGGTGATGGTCAAACTACAGGCGACAAATAA
- the csaB gene encoding polysaccharide pyruvyl transferase CsaB, with protein MRRAVLCGYYGMGNGGDEALLATLLQMLPKDIQPLVLSASPRATENLHQVKASDRYSVFGLINEFKRSDLFIWGGGSLMQDATSARNPIYYGGLMGLAQGMGLQTFAWAQGVGPLKRKLSQWIAKRAFQGCNAVSVRDRHSAELLANWQVKSIVAPDPVWALESSPMDLYGDIPSPRVAVVLRSHPALTSCRLATITEALQNLQAQTEAHVLLVPFQPSQDQAIAQAICASLNDKLPKHSQIIIQKDPRKLKGIFRGVDLAIAMRLHGLIMAAAEGCQCSAISYDPKVSYLMEDLAISGWELEHLPDDAQVLTETWVKDLENSNQAIAPRIHQLKKQALIHQKILL; from the coding sequence ATGCGGCGTGCGGTTTTATGTGGATATTACGGAATGGGTAATGGTGGTGATGAAGCTTTACTTGCCACTTTGCTACAAATGTTACCCAAGGATATCCAACCGCTAGTTTTATCGGCTAGTCCTAGAGCGACCGAAAATTTACATCAAGTCAAAGCTAGCGATCGCTATTCGGTATTTGGCTTAATCAATGAATTTAAGCGATCGGACTTATTTATTTGGGGTGGCGGTAGCTTGATGCAGGATGCGACCAGTGCCAGAAACCCGATTTATTACGGTGGTTTAATGGGCTTGGCACAGGGAATGGGCTTGCAAACATTTGCATGGGCGCAAGGTGTTGGGCCCCTCAAACGCAAATTAAGTCAATGGATCGCCAAACGTGCTTTTCAAGGATGTAATGCGGTATCCGTCCGCGATCGCCATTCCGCCGAGTTGTTAGCAAATTGGCAAGTCAAAAGTATAGTTGCTCCCGATCCTGTTTGGGCATTAGAGTCCTCACCAATGGATCTTTATGGTGATATTCCCTCACCCCGCGTGGCTGTAGTTTTGCGATCGCACCCTGCTTTAACTTCCTGTCGGTTGGCGACGATTACGGAGGCTTTGCAAAATTTGCAGGCACAAACCGAGGCACATGTTTTACTAGTTCCTTTTCAGCCCTCCCAAGATCAGGCGATCGCCCAAGCAATTTGTGCTTCGCTTAATGACAAATTGCCTAAACACAGTCAAATCATCATTCAAAAAGATCCTCGCAAACTGAAAGGAATTTTTCGAGGTGTGGATTTAGCGATCGCCATGCGGTTACATGGGTTAATTATGGCGGCGGCTGAGGGTTGTCAATGTTCAGCAATTAGCTACGATCCCAAGGTGTCCTATTTAATGGAAGACTTAGCAATTTCGGGTTGGGAATTAGAGCATTTACCCGATGATGCTCAAGTACTTACGGAGACTTGGGTTAAAGATTTAGAAAATAGCAATCAAGCGATCGCTCCCCGCATTCACCAACTAAAAAAACAAGCATTAATTCACCAAAAGATACTTCTTTGA
- a CDS encoding adenylate/guanylate cyclase domain-containing protein: MQWFKFNWLSIKSKLIVMLLTVSSSSIVVTAYLGYQSGKSNLTDRAFNQLTSVRASKAYQIESYFKTIRNHIQTLSNDISVGTAIIEFTNAYRQLESVTLPADNSQKITAYYQNEFLPKLAKTEQGSPVLNSFLPESTASNYLQYHYIATNPNPIGKKHLLDKANDGSEYSRIHERYHPIFRNIIEKFGYYDMFLIDPQGTVVYTVYKETDFTTNYTTGAYNDSNLARLVAAVRRSKQKDYASIIDFESYAPSYGAPAAFIAAPIFNQSKFVGVLAIQVPVDEINNVMTGNRKWESDGLGKSGETYLVGQDYLMRSVSRFLVETPEEYLQTLATLGVNKETLNRIRQYKTSILEQKVRTQAAEEAITGKQGIKTIRDYRDIPVLSSYAPLQIEGLNWAILSEIDLAEAYAPIYDFERQLLISATLLMLLVILLAMAMASVFVKPINQLIESARKVASGQLDAIATLETQDEFGELAQSFNAMVLSLRDQTNLVEEKNRENEQLLLSIFPAAIAKRLKQGEKNIAESVSNVTVLFSDLTGFSKLSDSLTAYEIVSILNDIVSIFDETAERYGMEKIKTIGDSYMAVCGLSVPYLDHDKRAIDFGLEMQAIVRRFSQERNFQLNISLGIHSGDIVAGIVGRNKFIYDVWGDTINIASALKSACSEGAILVSNEIYNRLSDLYEFAPIAVKAENGKSILKAWQIKPK, encoded by the coding sequence ATGCAGTGGTTTAAATTCAACTGGTTAAGTATCAAATCAAAACTGATTGTCATGTTGCTGACGGTTAGCAGTAGCTCGATTGTGGTGACAGCATATCTGGGCTATCAAAGCGGTAAGTCTAATCTCACTGATCGCGCTTTTAATCAGTTGACCAGTGTGAGGGCTTCTAAGGCTTATCAAATTGAGTCCTATTTCAAAACAATTCGCAATCATATTCAGACGCTTAGCAATGACATTTCTGTGGGTACGGCAATTATTGAATTTACCAATGCCTATCGCCAGCTTGAGAGTGTTACTTTGCCAGCCGATAATTCACAAAAAATTACTGCCTATTATCAAAACGAATTTCTCCCTAAATTAGCGAAAACTGAGCAGGGTTCGCCAGTTCTTAATTCTTTTTTGCCCGAATCAACGGCAAGTAATTATCTGCAATATCATTACATTGCGACAAATCCTAATCCCATTGGCAAAAAACATTTACTAGATAAAGCCAATGATGGCAGCGAATATAGTCGCATTCATGAGCGTTATCATCCTATCTTCCGCAATATCATTGAGAAGTTTGGCTACTACGATATGTTCTTGATCGATCCACAGGGAACCGTCGTTTATACAGTTTATAAAGAGACCGATTTTACGACTAACTACACCACTGGAGCCTATAACGATAGTAATTTGGCACGGTTAGTAGCCGCAGTGCGCCGTTCCAAACAAAAGGACTATGCCAGCATTATTGATTTTGAATCCTATGCTCCTTCCTATGGTGCGCCTGCTGCCTTTATCGCTGCACCCATCTTTAATCAGTCTAAGTTTGTGGGCGTTCTGGCAATTCAAGTACCCGTGGACGAGATTAATAATGTGATGACAGGAAATCGTAAATGGGAAAGTGATGGACTCGGTAAAAGTGGTGAGACTTATTTGGTGGGTCAAGATTATTTAATGCGATCAGTTTCGCGCTTTTTAGTAGAAACTCCTGAAGAATATTTACAGACTCTCGCGACATTGGGAGTTAATAAGGAAACATTAAATAGAATTCGTCAATATAAAACCTCGATTTTAGAACAGAAAGTACGCACACAGGCGGCAGAAGAAGCTATTACAGGTAAGCAGGGAATTAAAACTATCCGTGATTATCGTGATATTCCTGTCTTAAGTTCCTATGCGCCTTTGCAAATAGAAGGCTTGAATTGGGCGATTCTTTCAGAAATTGATTTAGCGGAAGCCTATGCACCCATCTATGATTTTGAGCGCCAGTTACTCATTTCGGCGACTTTGTTAATGCTATTAGTAATTCTCTTGGCGATGGCGATGGCTTCGGTATTTGTGAAGCCGATTAATCAACTGATCGAGAGTGCGCGTAAGGTTGCCTCTGGTCAATTAGATGCGATCGCCACTTTAGAAACCCAAGATGAATTTGGCGAATTGGCGCAGTCATTTAACGCAATGGTACTGAGTCTGCGCGATCAAACCAATTTAGTCGAGGAAAAAAATCGTGAGAACGAGCAATTATTGCTAAGCATTTTTCCTGCGGCGATCGCTAAACGTCTCAAGCAAGGCGAAAAGAATATTGCCGAAAGTGTTTCTAATGTGACGGTACTATTTTCCGATTTAACAGGCTTTTCTAAATTATCGGATTCCCTCACGGCATATGAAATAGTTAGTATCCTCAATGATATTGTCTCCATTTTTGATGAAACTGCCGAGCGCTATGGCATGGAAAAAATCAAAACCATTGGTGATAGCTATATGGCAGTCTGTGGCTTGTCAGTTCCCTATCTCGACCATGATAAAAGAGCGATCGACTTTGGCTTAGAAATGCAGGCGATCGTGCGGCGGTTCAGTCAAGAGCGAAACTTCCAATTAAATATCAGTTTAGGCATCCATTCAGGGGATATCGTGGCGGGAATCGTTGGACGCAATAAATTTATTTATGATGTCTGGGGTGACACGATTAATATTGCTAGTGCCTTAAAATCAGCCTGCTCTGAAGGTGCAATCTTAGTCTCTAATGAAATTTATAACCGTTTGAGCGATCTCTATGAGTTTGCTCCCATTGCTGTTAAGGCAGAAAATGGTAAAAGTATTTTGAAAGCATGGCAAATAAAGCCCAAATAA
- a CDS encoding tetratricopeptide repeat protein, with protein MQKFKPQKPNSLVQLSCPFLLELVLATVILNYPQFLQSAQAQTSSQTKATLLSQAVNDTSVWNKNDSESFKFEQYRQAFEEYDKASRIKPNDPVVWKKRGDALRNLGRYLEAANSYDKATQLKPNDPIIWQNLGLALYRRGYYQDAVEAYKKAVDLNPDDADALNWLGNSLREVGNYQKDLGRNQEALKLYQDAVSSYSKAIKLPRQFGNSEYLYNRSLALRQQGLVLDRLGQKEDAEKLYTQALSSLDKAILLNKPNSLRFYQKARILMDLKRYDEVLLILDKSLKLVSGDIQLRVSPFDLSAADISTVRISRVWHLKGVSLNRVRQYSEALEALNQAIKLNAYSLVTRVEFDWVKIDTDLDIQNSWFSKGLALANLGRDKEALNALNKAIELQPDYTEAIELRNDLLSGKKK; from the coding sequence ATGCAAAAATTTAAGCCCCAAAAGCCTAATTCACTAGTTCAATTATCTTGTCCTTTTCTTTTGGAATTAGTATTAGCCACTGTTATTCTTAACTATCCTCAATTTTTGCAATCAGCTCAAGCCCAAACCTCTTCTCAGACAAAAGCTACTTTGTTATCTCAGGCAGTCAATGATACTTCTGTTTGGAATAAAAATGACAGTGAAAGCTTTAAGTTTGAGCAATATCGACAAGCTTTTGAAGAGTATGACAAAGCATCTCGAATTAAGCCTAATGATCCAGTTGTTTGGAAAAAACGTGGGGATGCTCTCCGTAATCTAGGGCGATATTTAGAGGCTGCTAATTCTTATGATAAAGCTACTCAACTTAAGCCTAACGATCCGATCATTTGGCAAAATTTAGGTCTTGCACTCTATAGGCGTGGATATTATCAAGATGCAGTTGAGGCTTATAAAAAAGCAGTTGATCTGAATCCTGATGATGCTGATGCTTTGAATTGGCTTGGTAATTCTTTGCGAGAAGTAGGAAATTATCAGAAGGATTTAGGACGCAATCAAGAAGCATTAAAACTATATCAAGATGCTGTTTCTTCCTATAGCAAAGCGATTAAATTGCCTCGACAGTTTGGGAATTCTGAATATTTATACAACCGTAGTTTGGCTCTGCGGCAGCAAGGGCTAGTGCTTGATAGGCTAGGACAAAAAGAGGATGCTGAAAAGCTTTATACACAGGCTCTTAGTTCTCTTGACAAGGCTATTCTTCTTAATAAACCGAATTCCTTGCGCTTCTATCAGAAGGCAAGAATTCTAATGGATCTTAAAAGATATGACGAGGTTTTGTTAATCCTTGACAAATCTCTAAAACTAGTTTCTGGAGATATCCAGCTAAGAGTTAGTCCTTTTGACTTAAGTGCAGCAGATATTTCAACTGTTAGAATTTCTAGAGTTTGGCATCTTAAAGGTGTATCTCTTAATAGAGTTAGGCAATACTCAGAAGCGTTAGAGGCACTTAACCAAGCAATAAAACTCAATGCTTATTCTTTAGTAACTAGGGTTGAATTTGATTGGGTTAAGATCGACACAGATTTAGATATTCAGAACTCTTGGTTTAGTAAAGGTCTTGCATTGGCGAATCTAGGTAGAGATAAAGAAGCTCTTAACGCTTTGAATAAGGCAATTGAATTGCAGCCAGACTACACTGAAGCGATCGAACTCCGAAATGATTTGTTGAGTGGTAAGAAAAAGTAA
- the alr gene encoding alanine racemase, whose protein sequence is MLKQNHRAWVEVDLSAIKHNVQQLKSLLTPPTELMAIVKADAYGHGAVDVSQAAIEAGATWLGVATIPEGIQLRCAGITVPIVVLGATNGVDEIKAIAEYRLQPTISNSKQALIYHDVLSQTGEQIPVHLKIDTGMSRLGVNWQEAIAFVKLVQHLPNLEIMSVYSHFATADDSDRSFMQLQSQRFQQVIASLKAEGIYPTLIHICNTAAMLCDRHIHYDIVRTGLGIYGLYPAPHLQNLVDLQPALTVKARITQVKTITAGTSVSYGRSFIAPQDMTIATVAIGYADGIPRGLSNRIRVAVNGQKVAQIGTITMDQCAIDVTHVPNVHVGDVVTFLGGDSENTADDWANLLGTISWEILCGFKHRLPRINVTNAIRVALLHN, encoded by the coding sequence ATGCTCAAGCAAAATCATCGGGCATGGGTAGAAGTCGATTTATCAGCAATTAAACATAATGTGCAGCAATTAAAATCGCTGTTGACTCCACCAACGGAATTAATGGCGATCGTCAAGGCAGATGCCTATGGACATGGGGCGGTCGATGTCAGTCAAGCAGCGATCGAGGCGGGGGCGACTTGGCTAGGTGTTGCTACGATTCCTGAAGGTATTCAGTTACGTTGTGCAGGTATCACAGTTCCGATTGTGGTGCTGGGGGCAACCAATGGTGTTGATGAGATTAAAGCGATCGCAGAATACCGATTACAACCGACAATTTCTAATTCTAAGCAGGCGTTGATTTATCACGATGTGTTGTCGCAAACTGGCGAGCAGATTCCTGTACATCTAAAAATTGATACAGGTATGTCACGACTAGGCGTAAATTGGCAAGAGGCGATCGCCTTTGTGAAGTTAGTACAGCACTTGCCAAATTTAGAAATCATGAGTGTATATTCGCACTTTGCCACTGCCGATGACAGCGATCGCAGCTTTATGCAGTTGCAAAGCCAAAGATTTCAGCAAGTAATAGCATCTCTCAAGGCTGAAGGGATTTATCCAACCCTCATTCACATTTGCAATACCGCCGCCATGTTATGCGATCGCCACATTCATTACGACATCGTGCGAACAGGTTTAGGTATTTATGGACTCTATCCTGCCCCCCATCTTCAAAATCTTGTTGATTTACAGCCTGCCCTTACTGTCAAAGCTCGCATTACCCAAGTTAAAACTATCACCGCAGGTACAAGCGTGAGCTATGGGCGTTCATTTATTGCCCCACAGGATATGACAATCGCAACCGTAGCGATCGGTTATGCTGATGGCATTCCCAGAGGTTTATCCAATCGCATTCGTGTGGCAGTAAATGGGCAAAAAGTTGCTCAGATCGGCACAATTACGATGGATCAATGTGCGATCGATGTTACCCATGTGCCGAATGTGCATGTAGGTGATGTGGTGACATTTCTGGGCGGTGATTCTGAAAATACTGCCGATGACTGGGCAAATTTATTAGGCACGATTTCATGGGAGATTCTCTGCGGCTTTAAGCATCGCTTACCACGTATCAATGTTACAAATGCGATCAGGGTTGCGCTTTTGCATAACTAA
- a CDS encoding glycoside hydrolase family 10 protein, whose translation MKLMQRGFMFSNWQKYFVGNSFCQRQRSRKRFLSLLFAITFTVTLVIHNLVPDFIPRWNDHQAIAQSQTKPNAKPNQQKQLNLPVTPPTSPTVIPRQEIRGVWLTSNDFTMFSDRKQLGQALQQLKQLNFNTIYPVVWNSGYVMYPSTVAQSADIQPFVYRGAEGQDIVADIIAQAHQHNLLVMPWFEFGFMAPPTSELATNHPDWLTQEIDGDNTSITAAGEVAWLNPFHPEVQKFLTELVLEAVSNYDLDGIQFDDHTSLPKTFGYDRYTLNLYRQETKQNAPADPNAPEWVRWRANKISAFMANLNKAVKQRKPNLIFSVSPNYYEFAYKQQLQDWLGWVRQGIVDELIVQVYRSDLDDFRAQISRPEIAEVQNKISTGIAILSGLRNSNVPMSRIYSQAIATQERGLGIAFFYYKSLWGYGPESVSDRQKDFQYLFRSPAPRFAIRN comes from the coding sequence ATGAAACTAATGCAACGAGGTTTCATGTTCTCAAATTGGCAAAAATATTTTGTTGGCAACAGTTTCTGCCAAAGGCAGCGATCGCGCAAACGTTTTTTGTCACTACTTTTTGCAATTACCTTTACCGTCACATTAGTTATTCATAATTTAGTTCCTGATTTCATACCTAGATGGAATGATCATCAGGCGATCGCCCAGTCGCAAACTAAACCCAATGCCAAGCCTAATCAGCAAAAGCAACTCAATCTCCCCGTTACACCACCCACTAGCCCAACTGTAATCCCCCGACAAGAAATTCGTGGAGTCTGGCTAACCAGTAATGACTTTACGATGTTTAGCGATCGCAAACAGCTTGGGCAAGCGCTACAACAACTCAAGCAACTCAACTTCAACACGATTTACCCCGTAGTGTGGAACTCTGGTTATGTGATGTACCCCAGTACAGTTGCTCAAAGTGCCGATATTCAACCCTTTGTCTATCGTGGTGCAGAAGGTCAGGATATCGTTGCCGACATCATCGCACAAGCTCACCAGCATAATTTATTAGTGATGCCTTGGTTTGAGTTTGGTTTCATGGCTCCCCCCACTTCAGAACTTGCCACTAATCATCCCGATTGGCTCACTCAAGAAATTGATGGTGATAATACTTCCATTACTGCCGCAGGTGAAGTAGCTTGGCTCAATCCATTTCATCCTGAAGTCCAAAAATTTCTCACGGAATTAGTATTAGAAGCCGTTTCTAATTACGATCTCGATGGCATTCAGTTTGACGATCATACCAGCCTCCCTAAAACCTTTGGTTATGATCGCTATACTCTCAATCTCTATCGCCAAGAAACAAAACAAAATGCGCCTGCCGATCCCAATGCTCCTGAATGGGTGCGTTGGCGAGCTAATAAAATTAGCGCATTCATGGCAAATCTAAATAAGGCTGTCAAACAAAGAAAGCCCAATCTTATTTTTTCCGTTTCGCCCAACTATTACGAGTTTGCCTATAAACAACAGCTTCAAGATTGGCTAGGCTGGGTGCGTCAAGGTATCGTTGATGAGTTGATTGTGCAGGTTTATCGCAGTGATCTTGATGATTTCCGCGCTCAAATTAGCCGACCTGAAATTGCTGAAGTCCAAAATAAAATTTCTACAGGTATCGCAATTCTATCGGGACTACGGAATAGTAATGTCCCAATGTCAAGAATTTATTCTCAAGCGATCGCTACCCAAGAGCGTGGTTTAGGAATTGCCTTCTTTTATTACAAGAGTCTCTGGGGCTATGGACCTGAATCAGTTAGCGATCGGCAAAAGGATTTTCAATATCTTTTCCGCAGCCCTGCACCAAGATTTGCAATTAGAAATTAA